In Salvelinus alpinus chromosome 30, SLU_Salpinus.1, whole genome shotgun sequence, a single genomic region encodes these proteins:
- the LOC139560349 gene encoding uncharacterized protein isoform X2, protein MPGMVMPPFLPHPYMEVPGYVLPHSQLHPAEYRQYQFPPAAMAYQNNSRMSRTFYHNATPIEMVNSEVQTEPPPEVVKDGSPLARPLARSDFGRGTNSTTPSSLSSKAEKQSCTEEPNSPIASKTGFQGMVRSQGTGKDTPAGKKTIHSRSISIEWMTQNGLMAPEDVAQELSEKVSDDHPNQSQMSFYSQVPKKLNESVWSVQSLAPYVPSKELLMENGIVVTEKEADPPNIIQDLTASQVIVITERRRSLRFSLTLENVKEAEKMADANTSSCQESFHYSQIQQKANASFWSVQSLAPYVPSTEWLIQNGLLDHEASTAKESDANVSRGHTASQLLAITERTQRLSLSSVDTLPPYVPFSCLPADMGKMYYRKHQVGTAEHKQVFSTPMDKFIPSKRLNAEALPSIKRQLKLSHNLHMELVGKANVYGSPTSQSAMIPSVEGSLNSTQGSVKPKAQRSPNQKALEVTEPRVLSPPCAPDDPETYSSKCLAGDKAPGCSCTGRCNQEMEAEVMEPAKQTGPIVPSRQDCEQIADVRMPTAPSSNGHFKTCGLMCSKLQERNCYCEASKPNGVSFRKRPTGRLNKGNVAKMAADLIKPQAQQRFIPQNQRRQMDSRRANKAMPDHVTCDNGYGLNNSKKWGRWQNRPQDRAQTNPSNKPFGQQNTQRNGDEDPWTGYYGRSGKTRGANGRNPKY, encoded by the exons ATGCCGGGAATGGTTATGCCACCTTTCCTTCCCCACCCATACATGGAGGTTCCAGGTTATGTTCTTCCTCATTCCCAGCTGCACCCTGCAGAATACAGACAATACCAATTCCCTCCTGCTGCCATGGCCTACCAGAACAACAGCAGGATGTCCAGAACATTTTACCACAACGCCACACCCATAGAGATGGTCAACTCTGAAGTGCAGACTGAACCACCACCTGAAGTGGTGAAGGATGGTTCCCCCTTGGCTAGACCACTGGCTAGGTCAGACTTTGGAAGAGGCACCAACTCTACCACCCCCTCATCTCTAAGCTCCAAAGCAGAGAAACAGAGCTGCACAGAAGAACCTAATTCCCCCATTGCCTCCAAAACTGGATTCCAGGGGATGGTGAGGAGCCAGGGTACTGGCAAAGACACACCTGCAGGAAAAAAGACCATCCACTCACGTAGCATCTCTATAGAGTGGATGACACAGAATGGACTGATGGCGCCAGAAGATGTGGCACAAGAGTTGTCTGAAAAAGTGTCAGATGATCATCCTAATCAAAGCCAGATGTCATTTTATAGTCAGGTACCGAAAAAGTTGAATGAGTCCGTATGGTCAGTGCAGTCTTTGGCCCCGTATGTCCCCTCCAAAGAGTTGCTTATGGAGAACGGCATTGTGGTGACTGAGAAAGAAGCAGATCCTCCCAACATCATTCAAGACCTCACAGCCAGTCAGGTCATAGTtataacagagaggaggagaagtcTAAGGTTTTCGCTGACTTTAGAAAATGTGAAAGAGGCTGAGAAAATGGCTGATGCGAATACTTCTTCATGCCAAGAGTCCTTCCATTATAGCCAAATACAGCAAAAGGCTAATGCGTCTTTTTGGTCAGTGCAGTCTTTGGCGCCGTATGTCCCCTCCACAGAGTGGCTGATACAGAATGGGCTTTTGGATCATGAAGCGTCAACTGCGAAAGAATCAGATGCGAATGTCAGTCGAGGCCACACAGCTAGTCAGCTGTTGGCTATAACCGAGAGAACTCAAAGGTTGTCCCTGTCATCGGTAGACACACTTCCCCCTTATGTTCCCTTTTCATGTTTGCCTGCCGACATGGGAAAAATGTACTACAGAAAGCATCAAGTAGGCACTGCAGAGCATAAGCAAGTTTTCAGCACGCCAATGGATAAATTCATCCCATCAAAGAGGCTGAACGCTGAAGCTCTTCCCAGTATTAAAAGGCAGCTCAAACTTAGCCACAACCTACACATGGAGCTTGTGGGAAAAGCCAATGTGTATGGTTCTCCTACAAGCCAAAGTGCAATGATCCCAAGTGTTGAAGGATCATTGAATAGCACTCAAGGGTCAGTGAAACCCAAGGCTCAACGTAGCCCAAATCAGAAGGCTCTGGAAGTTACAGAGCCCAGGGTCCTGAGTCCTCCCTGCGCTCCAGATGACCCTGAAACATATTCCTCCAAATGCCTAGCAGGAGACAAAGCGCCTGGCTGCAGTTGTACGGGTCgctgcaaccaggaaatggaggcAGAGGTGATGGAACCTGCCAAACAGACTGGGCCTATTGTACCCAGTCGACAGGACTGCGAGCAGATTGCGGATGTTAGGATGCCAACGGCTCCCTCATCAAACGGACACTTTAAGACGTGTGGTCTGATGTGTTCAAAGCTACAGGAGAGGAACTGCTACTGTGAGGCGTCGAAGCCAAACGGAGTGAGTTTCAGGAAGCGCCCCACAGGCAGACTGAATAAGGGAAATGTGGCCAAGATGGCCGCCGATCTCATCAAGCCTCAGGCGCAGCAGCGTTTCATTCCACAGAATCAGAGAAGACAGATGG ATTCCAGGAGAGCAAACAAGGCCATGCCTGATCATGTAACTTGTGATAATGGATATGGGCTGAACAACTCAAAGAAATGGGGACGATGGCAAAATAGACCACAgg ACAGAGCACAGACTAACCCATCAAACAAGCCTTTTGGACAGCAGAACACCCAGAGGAATGGTGACGAAGACCCCTGGACTGGGTATTATGGCAGATCTGGTAAAACAAGAG GAGCAAATGGAAGAAACCCAAAGTACTGA
- the LOC139560349 gene encoding uncharacterized protein isoform X1 has translation MPGMVMPPFLPHPYMEVPGYVLPHSQLHPAEYRQYQFPPAAMAYQNNSRMSRTFYHNATPIEMVNSEVQTEPPPEVVKDGSPLARPLARSDFGRGTNSTTPSSLSSKAEKQSCTEEPNSPIASKTGFQGMVRSQGTGKDTPAGKKTIHSRSISIEWMTQNGLMAPEDVAQELSEKVSDDHPNQSQMSFYSQVPKKLNESVWSVQSLAPYVPSKELLMENGIVVTEKEADPPNIIQDLTASQVIVITERRRSLRFSLTLENVKEAEKMADANTSSCQESFHYSQIQQKANASFWSVQSLAPYVPSTEWLIQNGLLDHEASTAKESDANVSRGHTASQLLAITERTQRLSLSSVDTLPPYVPFSCLPADMGKMYYRKHQVGTAEHKQVFSTPMDKFIPSKRLNAEALPSIKRQLKLSHNLHMELVGKANVYGSPTSQSAMIPSVEGSLNSTQGSVKPKAQRSPNQKALEVTEPRVLSPPCAPDDPETYSSKCLAGDKAPGCSCTGRCNQEMEAEVMEPAKQTGPIVPSRQDCEQIADVRMPTAPSSNGHFKTCGLMCSKLQERNCYCEASKPNGVSFRKRPTGRLNKGNVAKMAADLIKPQAQQRFIPQNQRRQMDSRRANKAMPDHVTCDNGYGLNNSKKWGRWQNRPQEHRLTHQTSLLDSRTPRGMVTKTPGLGIMADLVKQEEQMEETQSTDRPETVNK, from the exons ATGCCGGGAATGGTTATGCCACCTTTCCTTCCCCACCCATACATGGAGGTTCCAGGTTATGTTCTTCCTCATTCCCAGCTGCACCCTGCAGAATACAGACAATACCAATTCCCTCCTGCTGCCATGGCCTACCAGAACAACAGCAGGATGTCCAGAACATTTTACCACAACGCCACACCCATAGAGATGGTCAACTCTGAAGTGCAGACTGAACCACCACCTGAAGTGGTGAAGGATGGTTCCCCCTTGGCTAGACCACTGGCTAGGTCAGACTTTGGAAGAGGCACCAACTCTACCACCCCCTCATCTCTAAGCTCCAAAGCAGAGAAACAGAGCTGCACAGAAGAACCTAATTCCCCCATTGCCTCCAAAACTGGATTCCAGGGGATGGTGAGGAGCCAGGGTACTGGCAAAGACACACCTGCAGGAAAAAAGACCATCCACTCACGTAGCATCTCTATAGAGTGGATGACACAGAATGGACTGATGGCGCCAGAAGATGTGGCACAAGAGTTGTCTGAAAAAGTGTCAGATGATCATCCTAATCAAAGCCAGATGTCATTTTATAGTCAGGTACCGAAAAAGTTGAATGAGTCCGTATGGTCAGTGCAGTCTTTGGCCCCGTATGTCCCCTCCAAAGAGTTGCTTATGGAGAACGGCATTGTGGTGACTGAGAAAGAAGCAGATCCTCCCAACATCATTCAAGACCTCACAGCCAGTCAGGTCATAGTtataacagagaggaggagaagtcTAAGGTTTTCGCTGACTTTAGAAAATGTGAAAGAGGCTGAGAAAATGGCTGATGCGAATACTTCTTCATGCCAAGAGTCCTTCCATTATAGCCAAATACAGCAAAAGGCTAATGCGTCTTTTTGGTCAGTGCAGTCTTTGGCGCCGTATGTCCCCTCCACAGAGTGGCTGATACAGAATGGGCTTTTGGATCATGAAGCGTCAACTGCGAAAGAATCAGATGCGAATGTCAGTCGAGGCCACACAGCTAGTCAGCTGTTGGCTATAACCGAGAGAACTCAAAGGTTGTCCCTGTCATCGGTAGACACACTTCCCCCTTATGTTCCCTTTTCATGTTTGCCTGCCGACATGGGAAAAATGTACTACAGAAAGCATCAAGTAGGCACTGCAGAGCATAAGCAAGTTTTCAGCACGCCAATGGATAAATTCATCCCATCAAAGAGGCTGAACGCTGAAGCTCTTCCCAGTATTAAAAGGCAGCTCAAACTTAGCCACAACCTACACATGGAGCTTGTGGGAAAAGCCAATGTGTATGGTTCTCCTACAAGCCAAAGTGCAATGATCCCAAGTGTTGAAGGATCATTGAATAGCACTCAAGGGTCAGTGAAACCCAAGGCTCAACGTAGCCCAAATCAGAAGGCTCTGGAAGTTACAGAGCCCAGGGTCCTGAGTCCTCCCTGCGCTCCAGATGACCCTGAAACATATTCCTCCAAATGCCTAGCAGGAGACAAAGCGCCTGGCTGCAGTTGTACGGGTCgctgcaaccaggaaatggaggcAGAGGTGATGGAACCTGCCAAACAGACTGGGCCTATTGTACCCAGTCGACAGGACTGCGAGCAGATTGCGGATGTTAGGATGCCAACGGCTCCCTCATCAAACGGACACTTTAAGACGTGTGGTCTGATGTGTTCAAAGCTACAGGAGAGGAACTGCTACTGTGAGGCGTCGAAGCCAAACGGAGTGAGTTTCAGGAAGCGCCCCACAGGCAGACTGAATAAGGGAAATGTGGCCAAGATGGCCGCCGATCTCATCAAGCCTCAGGCGCAGCAGCGTTTCATTCCACAGAATCAGAGAAGACAGATGG ATTCCAGGAGAGCAAACAAGGCCATGCCTGATCATGTAACTTGTGATAATGGATATGGGCTGAACAACTCAAAGAAATGGGGACGATGGCAAAATAGACCACAgg AGCACAGACTAACCCATCAAACAAGCCTTTTGGACAGCAGAACACCCAGAGGAATGGTGACGAAGACCCCTGGACTGGGTATTATGGCAGATCTGGTAAAACAAGAG GAGCAAATGGAAGAAACCCAAAGTACTGACCGACCAGAGACTGTCAACAAATGA